Genomic segment of Jaculus jaculus isolate mJacJac1 chromosome 6, mJacJac1.mat.Y.cur, whole genome shotgun sequence:
TACAAGACTGTCGAGCCTGGCTTGCAGTTCAGTCTTAGTCATGTAGGCAGCATCTACATCCTGGGGAAAGAGTTACCAAAGTGGAGTCAGCTTAGACCTGAAGCCCAGCCATCTCATCCCCCTGGCCACAATACTCTCAGATGGGTTAGAGGTGCAGAGCCGTGTATGTCCTTCAACAGAGAAATTTGAACTCCTGACTTCACCAGCTCACCTTCTTCAGGGTCACAAATTCATTCTCTGCTGCTGTGCGCTTGTTGATTTCATCTTCATATCTGCAAAAGGAAGGGCACAATGCATTTGTCAGTAGATGGGTGACCTGAGCCACATGAATAGAATATATATaccaatctgaccaaaagatatattttgttgttattaaatATTTCAATCTCTAACCTCTCTAACTAACCTTCCTtggtcttgctttttatttttgcaatagTTTGTGATTTTCATTTGCAAGGACTTGTTTTCCTGAGGAacaatatccatatatatataaactagttCCTTCAATGTCACAAGCTTTGGGTCATGTAGCCTTCACCCTTGCTTGTACTCACTTGTTCTTGAAGTCCTCCACGGTGTCCTGCATGCTCCTCAGCTCCGAGTCCAGGCGGCCTCTCTCTGCAGTGATGCTGTCCAGCTGCCTGCGGAGGTTGTTGATGTACTGCTCGAACAAAGGTTCCAGGTTCTGCCTGACGGTCTTGGTGCCCTGCTCCTGCAGCAGAGTCCACTTTGTGTCCAGGACCTTGTTCTGCTGCTCCAGGAAGCGCACCTGGGGGAGACAGAGTATGACAAAGTAAATTCTGGTACTTCTGCTTCTAAGATCCAGTTACCAGTGCACCTTCCAGTGCATGCTGTCTCCCTGTACCTATCCCTGGTGCAGTGTCCTCCTGGGCCTGGGAATAGAGATCCAGAGTGACTCCTTCAACCTCATCCCTGTACAGAGGGCAGGAACCCCATGCAGGGCACAGAGAGCACTGAAGGGGCGGACTAGAATGTGGCCCAGAGCAGTGGGGCTGTGAAAGCTCTCAGactccttctgcctcctgtgcAGCCCTCCATTATACTGAGCTCAGCTCTATCCAATGTAATCAGGCACCCCCGTACAGAAGCCTCTGGAAGGAGGGAATGAGGCCCTGCCTTCCAGCTGCAGTCTGACTGAAGAGGACCCAGAGCCAGGACACAAAAAGAACTGGGAACAGCAGCCAACTGTAGAGGCATTTGCAGAACCCCGTCAACATGTCCCCTCCAGCTTGTGTTGGGCATATTTCATGCACccccaaggaagtgaagaaaggaCCACGGCCCACCTTGTCGATGAAGGAGGCGAACTTGTTGTTGAGGGTCTTGATTTGCTCGCGCTCCTCGGTCCTCACCCTCTGGATGGTGGGGTCGATTTGCAAGTTCAGAGGAGTGAGGAGGCTCTGGTTGATGGTGACCTCTTGGATGCCTCCAGGGGGGCACACAGGGAAGCCAGCGCCCCCATAGCCACCACCTAAGCCAGCTCCACCACCGAACCCAAGGCCAGCACCAGCTCCACCGCCAAAACCAAATCCACTGCCCACTCCTCCAAAGCTGCCTCCCACTCGGCTGCCATATCCTCCTCCGATGCCACAGCTGCTGACTCCCATGGAGATTCTCCTGGAGCCTCCCAAGCCATAGAGGCTCCTGCTGCCAAAGCCAGCTCCTCCACACACTGCCCCGCTGCCCCCGCTGCCCCTGGTGCGGCACACGGACACGCTGCTGAAGCCAGAGCGGCTgagcccagggcctctggctgagCTGGTGCTGAAGCTTCGGTGGCTGCTGCCTTGGCCCCTCAGGGTAGATTTGCAGGACATGGTTCCCAGAGACACGACGAGAAGGCTGGGGAAGTGAAGGCGATGCAGGGCAGAGCTGAGgagcagatgtgtatgctgggccctGGGAGCAGCTTATATATGATGCAAATGGGCTGGGCTCCCTCTTGGAGGTGAGCTTGCAGAGTGGGAAGGGCTAGGCTTTACAAATAATGAGATCACTCCCAACTTCTAGAAAGGTATGATACAGGGAGATTGCTTTTTGGCTTCCTTTAGTCATGGAGAAATTCTCCTGCCTTCCAGCCTTGACTTGATCTGAACACAATGAGCCTGGATGTAAATTCTCTGAAGTCATGAGTTAGTCATGTTCTCAAACAAAGCAGACAAGGAGCTGATCTGTGATAATTGTCCCTTCCTTCTGCTTATTCAGACACTCCCTGTATGCCCCCTCACCACACaggtcccctccccctcccgccACCAGCACCTCCCTTCCAACAGGGTAGGACTATCCCTGGGGGCGTACAGGCATTTGTCCCAAGCAAGGAATGTCCCCATGCATTGCGTCAGTTCTTCTGCAGCTCCCAGACGTCGTTCCTGGTGGTTTGAGGTAGCCATGGTGGTACTTTGCTCATTTAGTTCTCCTCTGTAAAGCCAGACTGTAGTAGAGTTGCCTCTTGTTTTCACTGTAAGTCCAATACTTGCTATGTATAGGTGCAGACACCACCTAACCTCCACAGGTGTCTCCATCCCAGCCTGCACCTCCCTCACTGGCATTTGCTTGCTGCTCAGCCAATTCTCATGAAAAGCAGGTTTTTTGGTTTCAGTTGACATTTATAGATACCTTCTTCTGTGATGTTTCACAatgttgctgtttatttatttatttttttttttctgagcttaAAGCATCCAAAATAGGAAGGACCATAATCATGAAGGCACTCCCAGGATTTTTAGATCTATCCAATGACTTTTGACTTTTTACAGGAATTGGGAATCAGAAAATTCTCGTAGGGTGTGTATAGAAAGTGGAGGGGCATCTAGAAGCAATGAATCACTAAAATGTGCCCTTACACGTATGGTGGTTTCACAAGTCGATTCCTAGGATTTCTTTTTCTAACCTCAGTGCTTGAAACCTCAAATCTCTGGACACCTCAGAGGGAAGGCAGCCTGTCAGATGAGAGCAGCGCTTGCCTTACAAGGGAGTGAGATTCATTTTTTCCAATCTATACATCCAGTACCATGCACAAGGAAAACAGAACAATTCTAGGCGTGTTCTCCCCTGAGAACGTGTAGCGAAAGGAGCAGCCGTGGGTGGAAAGGCTGACTCCCACGCTGAGCTGAGTCTGCACCACGTTCCTGTTACTTTTTGGAAAAGCAGTCCTTTCTCGGGGACACACTGGGGGCTTAGCATCCAGGATGGTAGGAAGCTCCCACCCAAAGTGCTACATCAGCGTCTGGAGGCAAAAAGACACCTCCTGAGACAACGGAAGCAGCTGTCCTCCCTCCGCCCTGGTTACGCAATGGTTGGTGAAGAATGTCCTTCCACCCAGTTCTGGGAAACAGGTGCTCCATCTCATGGTCCAGCGCACTGATTCACTCTAGCCTGTTGGGTTGGGGGTAGGAGgtgtgctggggaggcagggtgGGCAAGTCTGATGGGCTGACGTGTGTCTGTCTGCCCACCGTCCTTTGCAGAAAGCAATATCTGGTGTGTATGTTTGCTTTTCACACTATGATAGACAGAACTgtgacttgcaaagcctaaagtatTAGCTATTTGTGTCCTTGAAGAAATCATTTGCCAACCACAGGTTTTTGGAGCATGAGGCCTGGGGTGAGACCAGGTTCCTGTGCACCCTCATGCAAAGTATGGGGCCCTTTTGTACCGATTTTCACACCTGTAAACAAGACAAAAGAGTCACCGCCTCACAGTAGTCTTAGTACAATGTCTGGCTCATACACTGTCAATGAAAATGAGCTGTTATTATGAGAAGGAAGCATGAAGAAATGGAGCATGTAGGGATTCACAAGCAGCTTCCCGAACTAGAAACCAGGTGCAGCAGCTGTGTGTGTAGAAGTG
This window contains:
- the Krt6a gene encoding keratin, type II cytoskeletal 6A isoform X1, which codes for MSCKSTLRGQGSSHRSFSTSSARGPGLSRSGFSSVSVCRTRGSGGSGAVCGGAGFGSRSLYGLGGSRRISMGVSSCGIGGGYGSRVGGSFGGVGSGFGFGGGAGAGLGFGGGAGLGGGYGGAGFPVCPPGGIQEVTINQSLLTPLNLQIDPTIQRVRTEEREQIKTLNNKFASFIDKVRFLEQQNKVLDTKWTLLQEQGTKTVRQNLEPLFEQYINNLRRQLDSITAERGRLDSELRSMQDTVEDFKNKYEDEINKRTAAENEFVTLKKDVDAAYMTKTELQARLDSLVDEINFLRAFYEAELSQMQTHISDTSVVLSMDNNRNLDLDSIIAEVRAQYEEIAQRSRAEAESWYQTKYEELQVTAGRHGDDLRNTKQEIAEMNRMIQRLRSEIDHVKKQGASLQSAIADAEQRGEMALKDARGKLEGLEDALQKAKQDMARLLKEYQELMNVKLALDVEIATYRKLLEGEECRLNGEGVGPVNISVVQSTMSSGYGSASGASSGLGLGGGSSYSYSSSHGLGGGFSSGSGRGVASGLSSTGGSSSTIKYTTTTSSSRKSYRH
- the Krt6a gene encoding keratin, type II cytoskeletal 6A isoform X2, whose protein sequence is MSCKSTLRGQGSSHRSFSTSSARGPGLSRSGFSSVSVCRTRGSGGSGAVCGGAGFGSRSLYGLGGSRRISMGVSSCGIGGGYGSRVGGSFGGVGSGFGFGGGAGGGYGGAGFPVCPPGGIQEVTINQSLLTPLNLQIDPTIQRVRTEEREQIKTLNNKFASFIDKVRFLEQQNKVLDTKWTLLQEQGTKTVRQNLEPLFEQYINNLRRQLDSITAERGRLDSELRSMQDTVEDFKNKYEDEINKRTAAENEFVTLKKDVDAAYMTKTELQARLDSLVDEINFLRAFYEAELSQMQTHISDTSVVLSMDNNRNLDLDSIIAEVRAQYEEIAQRSRAEAESWYQTKYEELQVTAGRHGDDLRNTKQEIAEMNRMIQRLRSEIDHVKKQGASLQSAIADAEQRGEMALKDARGKLEGLEDALQKAKQDMARLLKEYQELMNVKLALDVEIATYRKLLEGEECRLNGEGVGPVNISVVQSTMSSGYGSASGASSGLGLGGGSSYSYSSSHGLGGGFSSGSGRGVASGLSSTGGSSSTIKYTTTTSSSRKSYRH